In one window of Saprospiraceae bacterium DNA:
- the fahA gene encoding fumarylacetoacetase yields the protein MNEALIISAEKKSWVSYAPETGFPIQNLPLGVFRYKDHTARICSRIGDYVVDLYGLSSSGLLKLEGFQPNCFLSKYLNPLLEKGKASLRNLRSALAQLLDEAIHPDLREKISEHFFPADQVLMLLPIKAGNYTDFYSSREHAYNVGVMFRDPANALLPNWLHMPIGYHGRASSIVVSGTPIVRPCGQMVLKDGEAPVFGPSRQLDFELEMGFVVGKGNEMGHPIPIKDAEEHIHGLVIFNDWSARDLQKWEYVPLGPFLGKNFASSVSPWLIDLDALQTFKVAGPAPEKPLLEYLQKDGPQNYDIQLEVWLITPDGGENLISTSNMKYLYWSMVQQLAHHTVNGCNMEVGDVCASGTISGPAPDSYGSMLELAWKGTKALKMQDGSERTFVRDGDTIVMKAFAQNEKYRIGFGEVRGMVLPPAYL from the coding sequence ATGAACGAGGCATTGATCATTTCCGCAGAAAAAAAATCATGGGTTTCATATGCTCCGGAAACCGGATTTCCGATACAGAATTTGCCATTGGGCGTATTCCGTTACAAGGATCATACCGCCAGAATTTGCAGCCGGATCGGAGACTATGTGGTCGATCTGTACGGATTGTCATCGAGTGGATTGTTGAAGCTGGAGGGATTCCAGCCGAATTGTTTTTTGTCAAAATATCTGAACCCTTTACTTGAAAAAGGAAAGGCGTCTCTTCGAAATTTAAGATCGGCTTTGGCTCAACTACTCGACGAGGCAATCCATCCGGATCTCAGAGAAAAAATAAGTGAACATTTCTTTCCTGCCGATCAGGTGCTCATGTTGTTACCGATTAAAGCCGGGAACTATACTGATTTTTACAGCAGCCGCGAACATGCCTACAATGTTGGGGTGATGTTTCGCGATCCAGCCAATGCATTACTGCCCAACTGGCTGCACATGCCCATAGGGTATCACGGCAGAGCCAGCTCCATCGTGGTTTCCGGAACTCCCATCGTACGTCCCTGCGGACAAATGGTGTTAAAAGACGGAGAAGCGCCTGTGTTTGGTCCGAGCCGCCAATTGGATTTTGAATTGGAAATGGGATTTGTAGTGGGTAAAGGAAATGAAATGGGTCATCCCATTCCTATAAAAGATGCCGAAGAGCATATTCATGGTCTGGTGATCTTCAACGACTGGTCGGCGCGCGACTTACAAAAATGGGAATACGTGCCCCTGGGACCCTTCCTGGGGAAAAATTTTGCATCGAGTGTATCTCCATGGCTTATAGATCTCGATGCATTGCAAACGTTCAAAGTAGCCGGCCCTGCTCCGGAAAAACCACTGTTGGAATATTTACAAAAGGATGGTCCACAGAATTACGACATTCAACTGGAAGTGTGGTTGATCACACCCGACGGAGGAGAAAATTTGATCTCCACGTCCAATATGAAATATCTTTATTGGAGCATGGTTCAACAATTGGCTCACCACACTGTCAATGGCTGCAACATGGAAGTGGGCGATGTCTGTGCATCGGGTACTATTTCCGGTCCTGCACCAGATTCATACGGCTCTATGCTGGAACTCGCCTGGAAAGGCACTAAAGCTCTTAAGATGCAAGATGGTTCCGAACGAACGTTCGTTAGGGATGGAGACACGATAGTAATGAAAGCATTTGCGCAAAATGAAAAATACCGCATTGGGTTTGGGGAGGTGAGGGGGATGGTTTTACCTCCTGCTTATTTATAA
- a CDS encoding efflux RND transporter periplasmic adaptor subunit, with the protein MKWYTWVILVLIPVLILAAYFKAKNKPKGEEVTFEKVEKRTIVETVSASGKIFPETEIKISSDVSGEVIELYVKEGDSVKAGQILARVNADAYQSAVERSTAGVNVARTQAGASSISIESARQLLNQAKLQVDNARKVHDRNKDLYKEGIISQADFELSETNLKNLEIGFKNAETALKNATKTSEAAGFQVKDAEAVLKEQRTNLGRTIIKAPAGGIISKLNVEKGERVVGTMQMSGTELMRIADLHAMEVQVEVSENDIVRVKTGDDADIEVDAYSNRKFKGKVTEVSNSASNITSIGGNNLSTDQVSKYIVKVRIDKSGYQDLSEGGRTPFRPGMSATVEIKTAIVEQVISIPIQCVVAYDPDEQKNKEKAKRAQEKYDPKLNQEEEQKSRQFREAVFVVKNDTVARVDVTTGIQDVEYIEIKSGLEESDLVVTGPYVALSKKLKSGKKVHQKKEEKKKKEEE; encoded by the coding sequence ATGAAATGGTATACCTGGGTCATCCTGGTATTAATTCCGGTGTTGATTCTGGCTGCTTATTTCAAAGCCAAAAATAAACCGAAGGGAGAAGAAGTCACTTTTGAAAAAGTGGAAAAAAGGACGATAGTGGAAACCGTTTCTGCGAGCGGCAAAATATTTCCGGAAACGGAGATTAAAATTTCTTCCGATGTTTCTGGGGAAGTGATTGAACTTTATGTAAAGGAGGGCGACAGCGTGAAAGCAGGACAGATCCTTGCTCGTGTGAATGCTGACGCATACCAATCAGCAGTGGAGAGAAGTACCGCCGGCGTAAATGTTGCAAGGACACAAGCCGGAGCAAGCAGTATCAGTATCGAAAGTGCGCGCCAATTGTTGAATCAGGCCAAATTGCAAGTGGATAATGCCCGGAAAGTTCACGATCGCAACAAAGATCTTTACAAGGAAGGCATCATTTCGCAGGCAGATTTTGAATTATCGGAAACGAATTTGAAAAACCTCGAAATCGGATTTAAAAACGCGGAGACCGCATTAAAAAATGCTACGAAAACTTCTGAAGCTGCAGGTTTCCAGGTAAAAGATGCAGAAGCGGTTTTAAAGGAGCAACGTACCAATCTGGGAAGAACCATCATCAAAGCTCCTGCCGGCGGGATTATTTCGAAGTTGAATGTCGAAAAAGGCGAACGTGTAGTAGGGACTATGCAAATGAGCGGAACCGAATTGATGCGCATTGCCGATTTACATGCCATGGAAGTTCAGGTAGAAGTCAGCGAAAACGATATCGTCAGAGTAAAAACAGGTGACGATGCCGATATTGAGGTAGATGCGTACTCCAACCGGAAATTCAAAGGCAAGGTGACAGAAGTGTCCAACTCTGCTTCCAACATCACATCAATTGGCGGAAACAATTTATCAACCGATCAGGTGTCCAAATACATTGTCAAAGTGCGCATCGATAAATCGGGATATCAGGACCTCAGCGAAGGCGGAAGAACGCCATTTCGACCCGGAATGTCTGCAACTGTAGAAATTAAAACGGCCATAGTGGAACAGGTCATCAGCATTCCTATTCAATGTGTCGTTGCCTATGATCCTGATGAACAAAAAAACAAGGAAAAAGCCAAACGTGCTCAGGAAAAGTACGATCCCAAATTAAATCAGGAAGAAGAACAAAAATCCAGGCAGTTTCGCGAAGCTGTATTTGTCGTCAAAAACGATACAGTTGCCCGTGTGGATGTCACCACCGGCATTCAGGATGTTGAATACATCGAGATCAAAAGTGGATTGGAAGAATCAGATCTGGTTGTGACCGGACCCTATGTTGCCCTCTCCAAGAAATTAAAGAGCGGAAAAAAAGTACATCAGAAAAAGGAAGAGAAAAAGAAAAAAGAAGAAGAATAG
- a CDS encoding BrxA/BrxB family bacilliredoxin — protein sequence MYPQELVLPMTRELTQLGFQSLVNADEVKKALDQNSGTTLLVINSVCGCAAANARPGVRVALQMGPKPDQLITVFAGVDREAVQIAREYLLPYPPSSPAIALFKEGQLVHMLERHHIEGRSAQMIAENLAAAFANYCTVNA from the coding sequence ATGTATCCACAGGAACTCGTTTTGCCAATGACCCGAGAGCTTACCCAGCTTGGATTCCAATCTCTGGTGAATGCCGACGAAGTAAAAAAGGCACTGGACCAAAATTCCGGAACAACGCTGCTGGTCATTAATTCCGTTTGTGGCTGTGCGGCAGCAAATGCAAGACCCGGAGTCCGGGTGGCTCTTCAAATGGGGCCGAAACCGGATCAACTGATTACAGTTTTTGCGGGTGTCGACAGGGAAGCTGTTCAAATAGCCAGGGAGTATTTATTGCCTTATCCACCCTCCTCTCCTGCAATTGCATTGTTTAAAGAAGGTCAATTGGTCCATATGCTGGAAAGACATCATATTGAAGGACGTTCGGCTCAAATGATAGCCGAAAACCTTGCCGCAGCCTTTGCAAATTATTGTACCGTCAACGCATGA
- a CDS encoding TolC family protein — MNYKILSCIGLLILVQIAQAQPNWNLVQCIEHAMKNNIGLQQSQIAVQMAELDFKTSKHQQFPDLSAGLNGGISFGRNVDPTTNSFTTEDILYSNYNLSSSVVLFQSGLIRNSIKQSKLNLNASKEDYNQVLNDLSLSIASFYLNVLLADERLEVAGRSVEVQQLQLDQIEKLIKAGVKPEADALEIKSQVARAEQTVVLAQNALELAWLQLKQAMRIDPETKMQLAKLSDEQLDKIQLEIYSFKEIIPKAEEQQASLRAAKNRLEAARLGEKMARALLYPSVYASASIGSRFSDAAIRPTSYTTERLLIPGVRIDDQSVKFEQDYPVISGTEVIPFQTQFDQFLGYGVGVSVSIPIYKNYNNQSGLKKAKLTTKLTELDVQQKRINLDQNLITAIANVKAAIKEREAAMKSFEAGKSAFDKTSKKFQIGAASAFELNVSQANLQTSEINLLIAKYDLVFKQKLLDYYAGKRIEL, encoded by the coding sequence ATGAACTACAAAATATTAAGCTGCATAGGTCTGCTTATCCTGGTGCAGATCGCACAGGCACAACCTAATTGGAATCTCGTGCAATGCATCGAGCATGCCATGAAAAACAACATTGGGCTGCAGCAAAGCCAGATCGCAGTTCAAATGGCCGAATTGGATTTTAAAACCAGTAAACACCAACAGTTTCCCGACCTTTCAGCCGGACTTAACGGAGGGATCAGTTTTGGGAGAAACGTCGATCCTACAACAAATTCATTTACTACGGAAGACATCTTGTATTCCAATTATAATTTGTCGAGTTCAGTGGTGTTATTTCAAAGTGGGCTGATCAGAAATTCAATTAAACAAAGTAAACTCAATCTGAACGCTTCAAAAGAAGATTACAATCAGGTGCTTAACGATCTCAGCCTAAGTATAGCCAGTTTTTACCTCAATGTATTGCTTGCAGATGAAAGACTCGAAGTCGCTGGCAGATCAGTGGAAGTTCAGCAACTACAACTGGATCAAATTGAAAAACTCATTAAAGCAGGTGTGAAACCAGAAGCTGATGCGCTTGAAATTAAAAGTCAGGTTGCGCGTGCAGAACAAACTGTAGTTCTCGCACAAAATGCTTTGGAGTTGGCCTGGTTACAGTTGAAGCAGGCCATGCGCATAGATCCGGAAACAAAGATGCAGTTGGCCAAATTATCGGATGAACAGTTGGATAAAATCCAATTGGAAATTTACAGTTTCAAAGAGATCATACCCAAAGCCGAAGAGCAGCAAGCTTCATTAAGAGCCGCTAAAAACAGACTGGAAGCTGCAAGGCTGGGTGAGAAAATGGCGAGGGCTTTGTTGTACCCTTCTGTTTATGCGAGTGCAAGTATTGGTTCGAGGTTTTCAGATGCTGCAATCCGACCGACCTCATATACAACTGAGAGATTGTTGATACCCGGAGTGCGCATCGATGATCAGTCAGTAAAATTTGAGCAGGATTATCCGGTAATTTCTGGAACCGAAGTGATTCCTTTTCAAACCCAGTTCGATCAGTTTTTAGGATATGGTGTTGGCGTTTCCGTTTCTATTCCGATTTATAAAAACTACAACAATCAATCCGGGTTAAAAAAAGCTAAGCTAACGACGAAGCTTACAGAATTGGATGTGCAGCAGAAAAGAATAAATCTCGATCAAAATTTAATTACGGCGATCGCAAACGTCAAAGCAGCTATTAAAGAACGCGAAGCCGCCATGAAATCATTTGAAGCAGGCAAATCAGCATTCGATAAAACCAGTAAAAAATTTCAGATTGGCGCAGCCAGTGCATTTGAACTCAATGTTTCACAGGCCAATCTTCAAACATCGGAAATTAATTTGTTGATCGCAAAATACGATCTCGTATTCAAACAGAAATTACTCGATTATTACGCAGGAAAAAGAATAGAACTCTAA
- a CDS encoding DUF5103 domain-containing protein — MMVVLFGLIVRPTSSYAQMESFDLPASDTVYDDRIKSIFFFKSYPEKESIAFMNLNKAEALQLKFDFLIPSAEDLYYSFFHFGKNWQQEDLRPEEYLKGFQEEQIFRYETSRNTKVPFVHYQIQVASQNFLLSGNYLICIYNRQKQVLFTRRFYLTEQVFNATVEFINPLQIENRRSHHSMELEIQTGETPVANNGLEMFVQVMQNGDYNTLIERKDANFYTGNAFRFTRPDDFIFPAKKEFRFKDIRTLISRTPDIQYWDEKEDGYHAWLIPDGIREGKSYYTETDINGKFLILNRDVLRPDTESDYAWMHFILKTGYEFDEAVYLYGAVSDWQLREDFRMEYDESRKAYMGQFLLKLGYYNYVYALKNDEGQAETQALEGDWYETENNYVVLVYYRPFGSRSDRLMFAGFYNSNY, encoded by the coding sequence GTGATGGTTGTTCTGTTTGGTCTTATTGTAAGGCCGACATCCTCGTATGCGCAAATGGAATCATTTGATTTACCAGCCAGCGATACTGTTTACGACGATCGGATCAAAAGTATATTTTTTTTCAAGTCTTATCCAGAGAAGGAAAGCATTGCCTTTATGAATTTGAATAAAGCGGAAGCCTTGCAATTGAAGTTTGATTTTTTAATTCCTTCTGCTGAAGATTTATACTATAGTTTTTTTCATTTTGGTAAAAACTGGCAACAGGAAGATCTCCGACCTGAAGAATACCTGAAAGGATTTCAGGAAGAGCAAATATTCCGTTACGAAACATCCAGGAATACAAAAGTGCCTTTTGTCCATTACCAGATCCAGGTAGCAAGCCAGAATTTCTTATTAAGCGGAAACTATTTAATTTGTATTTACAACCGTCAAAAGCAAGTGTTGTTCACCCGAAGGTTTTACCTTACAGAACAGGTTTTCAATGCCACTGTTGAATTTATCAATCCCTTGCAAATAGAAAACCGCAGAAGCCATCATTCAATGGAATTGGAAATTCAAACTGGTGAAACTCCAGTGGCCAATAACGGTTTGGAAATGTTTGTTCAGGTTATGCAAAATGGGGACTACAACACCCTGATCGAAAGAAAAGATGCAAATTTTTATACCGGTAATGCTTTTCGATTCACCCGACCTGATGATTTTATATTTCCGGCAAAAAAAGAGTTCAGATTTAAGGACATTCGCACCTTGATATCCCGGACTCCCGATATCCAGTATTGGGATGAAAAAGAAGATGGATATCACGCCTGGCTCATTCCCGATGGGATCAGAGAAGGAAAATCTTATTACACGGAAACAGATATCAACGGAAAATTTCTGATCCTGAACAGAGATGTATTGAGACCCGATACGGAATCCGATTATGCCTGGATGCATTTTATTCTTAAAACCGGATACGAGTTTGATGAAGCTGTTTACCTCTATGGAGCAGTAAGCGATTGGCAGCTTCGGGAAGATTTCAGAATGGAATACGACGAAAGCCGGAAAGCATATATGGGACAGTTTTTGCTGAAACTGGGGTATTACAATTATGTATATGCTTTAAAAAATGATGAAGGACAGGCTGAAACTCAGGCTCTTGAAGGGGATTGGTACGAAACGGAAAACAATTATGTTGTACTCGTTTATTACAGGCCCTTTGGAAGCAGGTCTGATCGGCTGATGTTTGCAGGATTTTACAATTCAAATTACTGA
- a CDS encoding alkaline phosphatase family protein yields MKTRLLLISLYWVLSLPLIAQLKSGPMLGQIELRTANIWCEVEKDTDVDLTYWRMDQPAIKKKSKPEKIKRFEYRIYKFYLTGLDFGTVYEYELEIENNKPVTGKFTTQDLWQYRKPAPDFSFLAGSCAYTNEPGFDRPGRPYGGDSSIFSTMAKEPASFMLWLGDNWYYREVDYFSNWGLWYRASHDRSQAVLQDFLKSMSHYAIWDDHDYGPNNSGTSYVFKDEAQSVFNAYWCNPPSPSRKGGIYTKFHYNDVEFFLLDDRTFRWSDDILDSLNGQMHPHKKMWGDDQLNWLKNELANSRASFKIIANGSNILNLFNKYDCLVHFSKEYIELLSFLETERINGVLFMSGDRHHSDVVRHQLKGGYTIYDITNSALTSGVHKLNDYEKSNPDLLLSMLVEQNNYTRASITGEAHNRKLKIEFVDPKGKTLASMDIHQKDLVFPKE; encoded by the coding sequence ATGAAAACCAGACTTTTATTGATTTCTTTATATTGGGTTCTGAGCCTACCGCTGATTGCTCAATTAAAAAGCGGTCCGATGCTGGGTCAAATTGAATTGCGAACCGCAAATATTTGGTGTGAAGTCGAAAAAGATACTGATGTCGATCTGACTTACTGGAGAATGGATCAGCCGGCAATAAAGAAAAAATCAAAACCTGAAAAGATTAAGAGATTTGAATACCGGATTTATAAATTTTATCTAACCGGGTTGGATTTTGGAACCGTCTATGAATACGAACTTGAAATTGAAAACAATAAGCCGGTAACCGGAAAATTCACAACACAAGATCTCTGGCAATACAGAAAACCTGCCCCGGATTTTAGTTTTCTGGCAGGAAGTTGTGCCTATACAAATGAACCCGGATTTGACAGACCGGGAAGGCCATATGGAGGGGACTCCAGTATTTTTTCTACGATGGCCAAAGAACCTGCATCGTTCATGCTTTGGTTGGGCGATAATTGGTATTACCGCGAAGTGGATTATTTTAGTAATTGGGGCTTGTGGTATCGGGCTTCGCATGACCGGAGTCAAGCCGTATTGCAGGATTTTTTAAAATCAATGAGTCATTATGCTATTTGGGATGATCACGATTATGGCCCCAACAATTCGGGGACATCCTATGTATTTAAAGACGAAGCGCAATCGGTTTTCAATGCTTATTGGTGCAATCCTCCGAGTCCATCGCGCAAGGGAGGTATCTATACGAAATTTCATTACAATGATGTAGAATTTTTCCTCCTGGACGATCGCACATTCCGATGGTCTGATGATATACTCGATTCACTCAATGGTCAAATGCATCCGCATAAAAAAATGTGGGGAGATGACCAATTAAACTGGCTGAAAAACGAATTGGCCAACAGCAGGGCTTCGTTTAAAATAATTGCAAATGGTTCGAACATTCTGAATCTATTTAATAAATACGATTGTCTGGTTCATTTTTCGAAAGAATACATTGAATTGCTCAGTTTTTTAGAAACGGAGCGAATCAACGGGGTACTCTTTATGTCAGGTGACCGTCACCACAGTGATGTGGTCAGGCATCAGTTAAAAGGAGGATATACAATATACGACATTACAAATTCTGCATTAACATCTGGTGTCCATAAATTAAACGATTACGAAAAATCAAATCCGGACTTATTGCTGAGTATGCTGGTCGAGCAAAATAATTACACAAGAGCATCCATCACCGGTGAAGCCCATAATCGCAAACTTAAAATTGAATTTGTCGATCCAAAGGGAAAAACATTGGCTTCCATGGACATTCATCAAAAGGACCTTGTTTTTCCGAAGGAATGA
- a CDS encoding carboxypeptidase-like regulatory domain-containing protein yields the protein MPIFKNNFRWCLPLLFLLEFWQGSLSAQQATIVQFSGIVYQKDRDILSPLPYVNVGILRNRQATYTNEYGFYSIAVQAGDTLLFQYLGFKNKKYTLPLELPGNSLYAEIILERDTFQLSKATVYPIPSKEHFKQEFLAMDVRDEMKEIAQKNLASDVLAWIEPGVAPDPGEGVSAYFRTQANKAVYAGQFQPLQIFNPLAWIDFINALKKGEFKKKKKPPK from the coding sequence ATGCCGATTTTTAAGAATAATTTCCGCTGGTGTTTGCCCCTCCTGTTTCTGCTTGAATTTTGGCAAGGCAGTTTAAGCGCACAGCAAGCTACAATCGTCCAGTTTTCAGGGATAGTCTATCAAAAAGACCGGGATATTCTGTCCCCTCTACCCTATGTCAATGTTGGAATCCTCAGAAACCGCCAGGCCACTTATACCAATGAATACGGCTTCTATTCCATTGCCGTTCAGGCAGGTGATACCCTGCTATTTCAATATTTAGGATTTAAGAATAAAAAGTATACCCTGCCTTTGGAACTCCCGGGAAATTCCTTGTATGCTGAAATTATCCTGGAACGGGATACCTTCCAATTATCTAAAGCTACAGTTTATCCGATCCCTTCCAAAGAGCATTTCAAACAGGAATTCCTGGCGATGGATGTTCGCGATGAAATGAAAGAAATAGCACAAAAGAATCTGGCTTCAGATGTATTGGCCTGGATTGAACCCGGGGTAGCCCCGGATCCGGGAGAAGGTGTAAGTGCCTATTTCAGAACGCAGGCTAATAAAGCGGTATATGCCGGTCAGTTTCAGCCTTTACAGATCTTCAACCCCCTGGCCTGGATCGATTTTATCAATGCCTTGAAAAAAGGGGAATTCAAAAAGAAGAAAAAGCCTCCGAAGTAG
- the metF gene encoding methylenetetrahydrofolate reductase [NAD(P)H] — MKVTEYLKQNTGRTLISFEVLPPLKGGSINSIFQTLDPLMEFKPPFVDVTYHREEFIYNVQPSGYYQKIAIRKRPGTVGICSAIMHHYGVQAVPHLICGGFTREDTENALIELHFLNIKNVLALRGDARKFDEKFIPEPGGNEFALDLVQQIGKMNQGIYLDPSIENGSKTDFCIGIAGYPEKHFEAPNMKSDLKHTRNKIQSGASYIVTQMFFDNQKYFDYVKTCRTEGIQVPIIPGIKPLTKKYQLNSVPRHFYINIPDELVKTVNKTSTDQAAKEAGIEWCVAQCKELIKSGVPCLHFYTMGDSQTVRKIVEKLV; from the coding sequence ATGAAAGTCACCGAATACCTGAAACAAAATACCGGACGCACACTGATCTCCTTTGAAGTGTTGCCACCTTTGAAAGGCGGAAGCATCAATTCGATATTCCAGACTTTGGACCCGCTGATGGAGTTTAAGCCTCCCTTTGTAGATGTGACTTATCACAGGGAGGAATTCATTTACAACGTGCAGCCCAGTGGTTATTATCAAAAAATCGCCATAAGAAAAAGACCAGGAACTGTTGGCATCTGCTCGGCGATCATGCACCATTATGGCGTTCAGGCCGTACCCCATCTGATCTGCGGGGGTTTTACCAGAGAGGATACAGAAAATGCATTGATCGAGTTGCATTTTCTCAATATTAAAAATGTATTGGCATTGAGAGGAGATGCAAGAAAGTTTGATGAAAAATTTATTCCGGAACCCGGTGGAAATGAATTTGCTTTGGATCTCGTGCAACAAATCGGAAAAATGAATCAGGGAATTTACCTGGATCCCAGTATTGAAAACGGATCCAAAACTGATTTTTGCATTGGCATCGCGGGATATCCGGAGAAACATTTCGAAGCGCCCAATATGAAATCGGATCTCAAGCACACCCGAAACAAGATCCAATCAGGAGCTTCTTATATTGTCACTCAAATGTTTTTCGACAATCAAAAATATTTTGACTACGTCAAAACCTGCAGGACAGAAGGCATTCAGGTACCCATTATTCCGGGCATTAAACCCTTGACTAAAAAATACCAATTAAATTCGGTACCCCGACATTTTTATATCAATATTCCCGATGAACTTGTAAAAACAGTAAATAAAACAAGTACCGATCAGGCTGCGAAAGAAGCCGGCATCGAATGGTGTGTGGCTCAATGTAAAGAGCTCATCAAATCTGGAGTCCCCTGTTTGCACTTTTATACCATGGGCGATAGCCAGACTGTGCGAAAAATTGTTGAAAAATTAGTTTAA
- a CDS encoding type IIA DNA topoisomerase subunit B has protein sequence MAQAHSYTEENIKSLDWKEHIRLRPGMYIGKLGDGSHIDDGIYILLKEVIDNCIDEYVMGYGREIDIEIQDGIAKVRDYGRGIPLGKVIECVSQINTGGKYDSKAFKKSVGLNGVGTKAVNALSNYFKVTSIRDGKCKTAEFERGKLLKEYNLKNTEEVNGTEIEFRADDKIFPKFRYVQEFIESRIWHYAYLNAGLRINYNGRTYVSKNGLKDMLERRTDGEHLNYPIIHLKGEDIECVLTHGSQYGEQYYSFVNGQYTSQGGTHLNFFREAVVKTLRDFYKKDFDSRDIHTGAIGAISVRIEEPVFESQTKTKLGSTTISPEGSSLRSFIVDFVSKELDLFLHQNQETAKELQSRILQSERERKEIAGIKKLANQRAKKANLHNKKLRDCRYHLSDNKIKPEISEATTLFITEGDSASGSITKARNPELQAVFSLRGKPLNCFGLTKKIVYENEELNLLQHALDIEEDIANLRFNKVVIATDADVDGMHIRLLLLTFFLQFFPELVRNGHLFILETPLFRVRDKQHTYYCYSEKEKREAIQKLRGKPEITRFKGLGEISPDEFSGFIGENIRLEPVVLNEDSHIEKVLEYYMGKNTSERQDFIIENLRTDLDQLVEVEAENGNAVI, from the coding sequence ATGGCTCAGGCTCACAGTTATACGGAAGAAAACATCAAGTCGCTGGATTGGAAGGAGCACATCCGCCTTCGTCCGGGGATGTACATTGGCAAATTGGGAGATGGAAGCCATATAGACGATGGTATTTACATATTGCTCAAAGAGGTAATTGACAACTGTATTGATGAATATGTTATGGGCTATGGGCGCGAAATCGATATTGAAATTCAGGACGGGATAGCCAAAGTGCGCGATTACGGCAGAGGAATTCCACTCGGTAAAGTGATTGAATGCGTGTCGCAAATCAATACGGGGGGTAAATACGACAGCAAGGCATTTAAAAAATCGGTTGGTCTGAACGGCGTAGGTACCAAAGCCGTGAATGCCTTGTCGAATTACTTTAAAGTGACATCCATCAGGGATGGAAAATGCAAGACCGCAGAATTCGAAAGAGGAAAATTGCTCAAAGAATACAACTTAAAAAATACCGAAGAGGTCAATGGAACTGAAATTGAATTCCGTGCCGACGACAAGATTTTTCCGAAATTCAGGTATGTTCAGGAATTTATTGAAAGCCGGATATGGCATTATGCGTATTTGAATGCCGGATTACGGATCAATTACAATGGAAGAACATACGTTTCAAAAAACGGGCTTAAGGATATGCTCGAGCGCCGAACCGATGGCGAGCATCTGAATTATCCCATCATTCACTTGAAAGGAGAAGACATCGAGTGCGTACTCACACATGGTAGTCAGTATGGAGAACAATACTACAGTTTTGTCAATGGCCAATACACTTCACAAGGAGGAACCCATTTGAATTTTTTCAGAGAAGCCGTTGTGAAAACGCTTCGCGATTTTTATAAAAAAGATTTTGATTCGCGGGATATACACACAGGTGCGATCGGAGCCATTTCGGTAAGAATTGAGGAACCGGTCTTTGAATCGCAAACCAAAACCAAATTGGGATCCACCACGATCAGTCCGGAAGGATCTTCACTTCGGTCCTTCATCGTTGATTTTGTTTCCAAAGAATTGGATCTTTTTCTTCATCAAAACCAGGAGACCGCCAAAGAACTGCAAAGCCGTATCCTGCAATCCGAACGGGAACGCAAAGAAATTGCAGGAATCAAAAAACTTGCCAACCAGCGGGCCAAGAAAGCCAACCTTCACAATAAAAAATTAAGAGATTGCCGATATCATTTATCCGATAATAAAATTAAACCCGAGATTTCTGAAGCAACGACTCTATTCATTACCGAAGGGGATTCTGCGAGTGGCTCCATAACTAAAGCGAGAAATCCGGAGCTGCAGGCTGTTTTCAGTTTACGTGGTAAACCGCTGAATTGTTTTGGGCTCACTAAAAAGATTGTTTATGAAAATGAGGAATTGAATCTTCTGCAACATGCACTCGATATCGAAGAAGATATTGCCAATTTACGATTCAATAAAGTGGTTATTGCCACAGATGCCGATGTAGATGGAATGCACATCCGCTTGCTCTTGCTGACGTTTTTTCTTCAATTCTTTCCCGAACTGGTTCGCAACGGACATTTGTTCATTCTGGAAACACCCTTGTTTCGTGTGCGCGACAAACAACATACATATTACTGCTATTCAGAAAAAGAAAAAAGGGAAGCCATTCAAAAACTCCGCGGCAAACCCGAGATTACCCGATTCAAAGGACTGGGAGAGATCAGCCCCGACGAATTTTCAGGATTCATAGGCGAAAATATCCGCCTGGAGCCTGTCGTTCTCAACGAAGATTCCCACATTGAAAAAGTATTGGAATATTACATGGGCAAAAATACTTCCGAGCGACAGGATTTTATCATCGAAAATCTGAGAACAGATCTGGATCAGCTGGTGGAAGTGGAAGCCGAAAACGGAAATGCTGTAATATAG